Proteins encoded in a region of the Brevundimonas vesicularis genome:
- a CDS encoding type II toxin-antitoxin system Phd/YefM family antitoxin: MNAMSVTELRKNLAAAIDRVTADHDYTIITREGGKPAAVLMSLEDFASWQETEYLLRSPANAARLREAIAELDEGGGQVRELIEE; encoded by the coding sequence ATGAATGCGATGTCCGTCACCGAACTCCGCAAGAACCTCGCCGCGGCCATCGACCGGGTGACGGCGGATCATGACTATACCATCATCACACGCGAAGGCGGTAAGCCGGCGGCGGTGCTGATGTCGCTGGAGGACTTCGCCTCGTGGCAGGAGACGGAGTATCTGCTGCGCAGCCCGGCGAACGCCGCGCGGTTGCGTGAAGCGATCGCCGAACTCGATGAGGGCGGCGGTCAGGTTCGCGAACTGATCGAAGAATGA
- a CDS encoding Txe/YoeB family addiction module toxin: MKLTFQTYGWEDYLHWQDHDRKMLRKLNRLIMECQRTPFSGTGKPEPLKGDFAGWWSRRIDREHRLVYRVTDDALLIAQCRYHYDR, translated from the coding sequence ATGAAGCTGACCTTCCAGACCTACGGGTGGGAGGATTACCTTCACTGGCAAGACCATGATCGAAAGATGCTGCGAAAGCTCAATCGGCTGATCATGGAATGCCAGCGGACGCCTTTTTCCGGGACTGGAAAGCCAGAACCCTTGAAGGGCGATTTTGCGGGATGGTGGTCGCGACGCATCGACCGGGAACATCGGCTCGTCTATCGCGTGACGGACGATGCGCTTTTGATCGCCCAATGCCGCTATCACTACGACCGATGA
- a CDS encoding 16S rRNA (uracil(1498)-N(3))-methyltransferase has product MIRLYVTSPLAAAAPVPPTLDQSRYLTQVMRLKVGDDLLVFNGRDGEWRCTVAEVLKKGVILRAEEQVRPQTFGPDLELIVAVVKKARVETIVEKAAELGARRVRLVLTKRTNADRIRLDRLDAIAEEAAEQTGRMDVPAVDDPIKLDALLDGWETGRRLMFCDETGGAPAVSSLHDAGEGPWSILIGPEGGFSPEEGKRLRSLPFTTAVSLGPRILRADTAAIAAMTLWQAAVGDWER; this is encoded by the coding sequence ATGATCCGCCTTTACGTCACATCGCCGCTCGCCGCCGCCGCTCCCGTCCCGCCCACCTTGGACCAGTCGCGCTATCTGACCCAGGTCATGCGCTTGAAGGTCGGGGACGACCTGCTGGTGTTCAACGGGCGCGACGGGGAGTGGCGTTGCACGGTCGCGGAAGTGCTGAAGAAGGGCGTGATCCTGCGCGCCGAGGAACAGGTGCGACCCCAGACCTTTGGTCCCGATCTGGAACTGATCGTGGCGGTGGTGAAGAAGGCTCGCGTCGAGACCATTGTGGAGAAGGCCGCCGAGCTGGGCGCGCGCCGGGTACGACTGGTCCTGACGAAACGCACCAACGCCGACCGCATCCGCCTGGACCGGCTGGACGCCATCGCCGAAGAGGCCGCCGAACAGACCGGGCGGATGGACGTGCCCGCCGTCGATGATCCGATCAAGCTGGACGCCCTGCTGGACGGCTGGGAAACCGGACGCCGGCTGATGTTCTGCGACGAGACGGGCGGGGCGCCCGCCGTCTCGTCCCTGCACGACGCAGGCGAAGGCCCCTGGTCCATCCTGATCGGGCCGGAAGGCGGGTTCTCGCCGGAAGAGGGCAAGCGGCTGCGGTCCCTGCCCTTCACCACCGCCGTGTCGCTGGGCCCGCGCATCCTGCGCGCCGACACCGCCGCCATCGCCGCCATGACCCTGTGGCAGGCGGCCGTCGGTGATTGGGAACGCTAA
- a CDS encoding glutamate--cysteine ligase codes for MAENAPLSRDALIEAMSKGIKPKDQWRIGAEHEKFGFDKTTLARPAYDGPNGIKAMLEGLQRFGWSPVEENGFLIGLERRNSEGFVASVSLEPGGQFELSGAPLLTIHDICNETGQHLMEVKQVADQIGVGFLGAGFDPLWTREQVPVMPKGRYDIMRAYMPKVGTLGLDMMLRTCTIQANLDFDSEADMVMKFRTSLALQPIATALFACSPFTEGRPNGFLSARANVWTDTDADRTGMLGFVFEEGFGFERYADYALDTPMYFAKRDGHYVDASGQSFRDFQAGKLPALPGQYPTLKDWNDHLTTLFPEVRLKAYLEMRGADGGPWSRICALPALWAGVLYDAPSLAAAWDLVKDWDIADHERLRRDVTRLGLKAEVAGRSVRDIAVDLVNIAKQGLKNRAKFSGGMVDERGYLSELEDIADSGITPAERLLDLYHGAWQGDVKRIYADFAY; via the coding sequence ATGGCCGAGAACGCGCCGCTTTCCAGAGACGCTCTGATCGAGGCCATGTCCAAGGGGATCAAGCCCAAGGACCAGTGGCGCATCGGCGCCGAGCACGAGAAGTTCGGCTTCGACAAGACCACACTGGCGCGCCCCGCCTATGACGGACCGAACGGCATCAAGGCGATGCTGGAGGGGCTGCAACGCTTCGGATGGTCGCCCGTCGAGGAAAACGGCTTTCTGATCGGACTGGAGCGCAGGAACAGCGAAGGCTTCGTCGCCTCAGTCAGCCTGGAGCCCGGCGGTCAGTTCGAGCTGTCGGGTGCGCCGCTTCTGACCATCCACGACATCTGCAACGAGACCGGCCAGCATCTGATGGAGGTCAAGCAGGTCGCAGACCAGATCGGCGTCGGCTTCCTGGGCGCCGGCTTCGACCCGCTGTGGACGCGCGAACAGGTGCCGGTCATGCCCAAGGGCCGCTACGACATCATGCGCGCCTATATGCCCAAGGTCGGCACCCTGGGCCTGGACATGATGCTGCGCACCTGCACCATCCAGGCGAACCTGGACTTCGATTCCGAAGCCGACATGGTGATGAAGTTCCGCACCTCCCTGGCGCTGCAACCCATCGCCACCGCCCTGTTCGCCTGCTCACCCTTCACCGAGGGACGGCCTAACGGGTTCCTGTCGGCCCGGGCCAACGTCTGGACCGACACCGACGCCGACCGCACCGGCATGCTGGGCTTCGTGTTCGAGGAAGGATTCGGCTTCGAGCGCTACGCCGACTATGCGTTGGACACGCCGATGTATTTCGCCAAGCGCGACGGCCATTATGTCGACGCCTCGGGCCAGTCGTTCCGCGATTTCCAGGCCGGCAAACTGCCCGCCCTGCCCGGCCAGTATCCGACCCTGAAGGACTGGAACGACCACCTGACTACCCTCTTCCCCGAGGTGCGGCTGAAGGCCTATCTGGAAATGCGCGGCGCCGACGGCGGGCCGTGGAGCCGGATTTGCGCCCTGCCCGCCCTGTGGGCCGGGGTTCTGTATGACGCGCCGTCGCTGGCCGCCGCCTGGGACCTGGTCAAGGACTGGGACATCGCCGACCACGAACGCCTGCGCCGCGACGTGACCCGCCTGGGTCTGAAAGCCGAGGTGGCGGGCCGATCGGTGCGCGACATCGCCGTGGACCTGGTGAACATCGCCAAACAGGGGCTGAAGAACCGCGCCAAATTCTCGGGCGGCATGGTGGATGAGCGCGGCTACCTGTCGGAACTGGAAGACATCGCCGACAGCGGGATCACCCCGGCCGAACGCCTGCTGGACCTGTATCACGGCGCCTGGCAGGGCGACGTGAAACGCATCTACGCCGATTTCGCCTACTAG
- a CDS encoding ATP-binding protein: protein MTCSPVAALAFPTADVDLDTFFDVSLDLLVVRELDGRVVKASASWFTMLGYRPDEIEGQGLLRLIHPDDHAATRQSIVEVENRRPGDPVLGQVNRYRHKAGHYVTVEWRAHRQGDRIYGIARDVTEKVAAERALREATAAAEAANRAKSDFLANMSHEIRTPLNGVIGIVDALSRTELTPEQAEMVALIARSGVTLERLVSDILDVSKIEAGHLDLESRPFDLDEAIAAPLDVMRLKAEAKGLTFDIRRDADARGMFVGDSTRIRQVLDNLLSNAIKFTHQGSVGVALAVDEDSDGLTQLTLRVEDTGVGFSSDHAARLFDRFSQADSTITRRFGGTGLGLSICRSLVELMGGRISAASTSGVGSQFTVEIPLTRAASLTEHDAQRRARSAEANRPLAPLRVLLAEDHPVNQRVVQLILAAHAMQVVTVADGEQALAAFQSETFDLILMDMQMPGMDGLTATRAIRRVEAARPEQARTPIIMLSANAMIEHRDQARDAGADLHVPKPITAASLLAGIQAATAS, encoded by the coding sequence ATGACCTGTTCGCCCGTTGCGGCCCTGGCCTTCCCCACAGCCGATGTCGATCTGGACACCTTCTTCGATGTGTCGCTGGATCTGCTGGTGGTGCGCGAGCTGGATGGGCGCGTGGTCAAGGCCAGCGCCTCCTGGTTCACCATGCTGGGCTATCGCCCCGACGAGATCGAAGGCCAAGGCCTGTTGCGGCTGATCCACCCGGACGACCATGCCGCCACCCGCCAGAGCATCGTCGAGGTCGAAAACCGGCGGCCGGGCGATCCAGTCCTGGGTCAGGTCAACCGCTATCGCCACAAGGCTGGTCATTACGTCACCGTCGAATGGCGCGCCCATCGTCAGGGCGACCGCATCTATGGCATCGCCCGCGACGTGACCGAAAAGGTCGCCGCCGAACGCGCCCTGCGCGAGGCCACCGCCGCCGCCGAGGCCGCCAACCGCGCCAAATCCGACTTCCTGGCCAATATGAGCCATGAGATCCGCACGCCCCTGAACGGCGTGATCGGCATCGTCGACGCCCTGTCGCGCACCGAGCTGACGCCCGAGCAGGCCGAGATGGTGGCCCTGATCGCACGATCCGGCGTGACGTTGGAACGGCTGGTGTCCGACATTCTGGATGTGTCCAAGATCGAGGCCGGGCATCTGGACCTGGAAAGCCGGCCTTTCGATCTGGACGAGGCCATCGCCGCCCCGCTGGACGTCATGCGGTTGAAGGCCGAGGCCAAGGGACTGACCTTCGACATCCGCCGCGACGCCGATGCGCGCGGAATGTTCGTCGGCGACAGCACCCGCATCCGTCAGGTGCTCGACAATCTGCTGTCCAACGCCATCAAGTTCACCCATCAGGGCTCGGTCGGCGTCGCCCTTGCTGTGGACGAGGATTCCGACGGCCTGACCCAGCTGACGCTGCGGGTCGAGGATACCGGCGTCGGCTTTTCTTCCGACCACGCGGCCCGGCTATTCGATCGGTTCAGCCAGGCCGACAGCACCATCACGCGCCGGTTCGGCGGCACGGGCCTGGGCCTGTCGATCTGTCGTTCGCTGGTCGAACTGATGGGCGGGCGGATTTCCGCAGCCTCCACGTCGGGCGTCGGCAGCCAGTTCACCGTCGAGATCCCCCTGACGCGCGCCGCCTCCCTGACCGAACACGATGCCCAACGACGCGCGCGTTCGGCCGAGGCCAACCGCCCCCTGGCGCCCCTGCGCGTGCTGCTGGCCGAGGATCACCCGGTCAACCAGCGCGTCGTGCAGTTGATCCTGGCGGCGCACGCCATGCAGGTCGTCACCGTCGCAGATGGCGAACAGGCCCTGGCCGCCTTCCAGTCCGAGACCTTCGATCTGATTCTGATGGACATGCAGATGCCGGGCATGGACGGCCTGACCGCCACCCGCGCCATTCGCAGGGTAGAGGCCGCCCGCCCAGAACAGGCCCGCACGCCGATCATCATGCTGAGCGCCAACGCCATGATCGAGCACCGCGACCAGGCGCGCGATGCCGGCGCCGACCTGCACGTCCCCAAGCCCATCACCGCCGCCAGCCTGCTTGCCGGCATCCAGGCGGCGACCGCGTCCTGA
- a CDS encoding type II toxin-antitoxin system ParD family antitoxin, giving the protein MATMNISLPDPMKAWVEEQAKSGRYANTSDVVRDLIRREQVKAEKIAHWQRLIVEADASGVSDQSPREVIEELRAQLRRAS; this is encoded by the coding sequence ATGGCGACGATGAACATCTCCCTGCCCGATCCGATGAAGGCCTGGGTCGAGGAACAGGCGAAATCCGGGCGCTACGCCAATACGTCGGACGTGGTGCGCGACCTGATCCGCCGCGAGCAGGTCAAGGCCGAGAAGATCGCGCATTGGCAAAGGCTGATCGTCGAGGCCGACGCCTCCGGTGTTTCCGACCAGTCGCCACGTGAAGTGATCGAGGAACTGCGCGCCCAGTTGCGTCGCGCCTCTTGA
- a CDS encoding type II toxin-antitoxin system RelE/ParE family toxin translates to MLRLSRAARADLQQVYLQGLELFGSRQADDYIEGLFAKLDLLADFPRLGAARPELSADAHVIFYKSHAILYRIDDADMFVRRIRHALEDWQSDAPGVGSSDERSEP, encoded by the coding sequence ATGCTCCGCCTAAGCCGCGCGGCGCGGGCGGACTTGCAGCAGGTCTATCTGCAAGGCCTCGAGCTGTTCGGGAGCCGTCAGGCCGATGACTATATCGAGGGTCTGTTCGCGAAACTGGACTTGCTTGCCGATTTTCCACGTCTTGGGGCGGCTCGACCGGAGTTGAGCGCGGACGCCCATGTGATCTTCTACAAAAGCCACGCCATTCTCTATCGAATCGACGATGCGGACATGTTCGTTCGACGCATTCGGCACGCGCTTGAGGACTGGCAGTCCGACGCGCCAGGCGTCGGATCGAGCGACGAACGGAGCGAACCATGA
- a CDS encoding DUF72 domain-containing protein yields the protein MTHSIHVGIGGWTYEPWRGVFYPEGLVQKRELEYAASKLTSIEINGTYYSTFKPDSWKKWRDETPDGFVFSVKASRYCTNRKVLSEGAESFDKFLSQGLTELGDKLGPINWQFMGTKKFDVEDFEGFLKLLPREKDGVRLRHALEVRNPTFATEQFYDLARKYGAAIVYAVDDEEPTWPQIDEATADFSYARLMSSREDEPTGMTATELNAVADQAKTWAKRGEVFAYFISGAKVRNPAAAQALIAKLK from the coding sequence ATGACCCATTCCATCCATGTCGGCATCGGCGGCTGGACTTATGAGCCTTGGCGCGGGGTCTTCTATCCTGAAGGCTTGGTTCAGAAGCGCGAGCTGGAATATGCGGCGTCGAAACTGACCTCGATTGAGATCAACGGCACCTATTATTCGACCTTCAAGCCTGACAGCTGGAAGAAATGGCGCGACGAGACGCCGGACGGCTTCGTCTTCTCGGTCAAGGCCAGCCGCTATTGCACCAATCGCAAGGTGCTGTCCGAGGGCGCCGAGAGCTTCGACAAATTCCTGAGCCAAGGCCTGACCGAACTGGGCGACAAGCTGGGGCCAATCAACTGGCAGTTCATGGGCACGAAGAAGTTCGATGTCGAGGACTTCGAGGGATTCCTGAAGCTGTTGCCCAGGGAGAAAGACGGAGTGCGGCTGCGGCACGCGCTGGAGGTTCGCAACCCGACCTTCGCCACCGAACAATTCTATGACCTGGCCCGCAAATACGGCGCGGCCATCGTCTATGCGGTCGATGACGAGGAGCCGACCTGGCCCCAGATCGACGAGGCGACCGCCGACTTCAGCTACGCCCGGCTGATGTCCAGCCGCGAGGATGAGCCGACCGGCATGACGGCGACCGAGCTGAATGCGGTGGCGGATCAAGCGAAAACCTGGGCTAAACGCGGCGAGGTCTTCGCCTATTTCATCTCGGGCGCGAAGGTGCGGAACCCGGCGGCGGCTCAGGCGCTGATCGCCAAGCTGAAATAG